TAGAATTCCAATCATAGTACTTGCCCCTTCTGGACTCCAGTTTTCGATAATGGAGTAAAGCCTGATTCAGAAATGTTGTGCTTAGGAGATCGGAATTGACCTAGAAATGGAAGACAAGGTATTTGTCCTCCTGTGAGGGTAGCGGAGTTGAATATTCTACAGTGTCTATAAAAATCCAAAGCATAGTTGACTTGAATGCGACTGAGCATGGTTTTTAAGAAGAAAACTcttaaagccctggtctacactaggactttaggtcgaatttagcagcgttaaatcgatgtaaacctgcaccggtccacacaatgaagccctttatttcgacttaaagggctcttaaaatcgatttccttacttcacccctgacaagtggatgagtgcttaaatcgacgttgccggctcgaatttggggtactgtggacacaattcgatggtattggcctccgggagctatcccagagtgctctattatgaccgctctggactgcactctcaactcagatgcactggccaggtagacaggaaaagaaccgcgaacttttgaatctcatttcctgtttggccagcgtggcaagctgcaggtgaccatgcagagctcatcagcacaggtgaccatgatggagtcccagaatcgcaaaagagctccagcatggaccgaacgggaggtacgggatctgatcgctgtttggggagaggaatccgtgctatcagaactccgttccagttttcgaaatgccaaaacctttgtgaaaatctcccagggcatgaaggacagaggccataacagggacccgaagcagtgccgcgtgaaactgaaggagctgaggcaagcctaccagaaaaccagagaggcgaacagccgctccgggtcagagccccaaacatgccgcttctatgatgagctgcatgccattttagggggttcagccaccactaccccagccgtgttgtttgactccttcaatggagatggaggcaatacggaagcaggttttggggacgaagaagatgatgaggaggaggaggttgtagatagctcacagcaagcaagcggagaaaccggttttcccgacagccaggaactgtttctcaccctggacctggagccagtaacccccgaacccacccaaggctgcctcctggacccagcaggcggagaagggacctctggtgagtgtaccttttaaaatactatacatggagCAATATATATccttaaaagcaagcatgtgaaaggattactttgccctggcatttgcggttctcctagatgtagtcctaaagcctttgcaaaaggtttctggggagggcagccttattgcgtccttcatggtaggacactttaccactccaggccagtaacacgtactcgggaatcattgtagaacaaagcattgcagtgtatgtttgctggcattcaaacgacatccgttctttatctctctgtgttatcctcaggagagtgagatataattcatggtcacctggttgaaatagagtgcttttcttcaggggacactcagaggagcccattcctgctgggctgtttgcctgtggctaaacagaaatgttccccgctgttagccacagggaggggggaaggttgagggggtagtcacgcggtgggaggaggcaaaatgcgaccttgtaacgaaagcacatgtgctatgtaggtaatgttaacagcaaggtttaccctgaaagagtgtagccactgttttataaaatgtgtctttttaaataccgctgtccctttttttttctccaccagctgcatgtgtttcaatgatcacaggatcttctccttcccagaggctagtgaagcttagaaagaaaaaaaaacgcactcgcaatgaaatgttctccaagctcatgctgtcctcccacactgacagagcacagacgaatgcgtggaggcaaataatgtcagagtgcaggaaagcacaaaatgaccgggaggagaggtggcaggctgaagacagggctgaagctcaaatgtggcggcagcgtgatgagaggaggcaggattcaatgctgaggctgctgcaggaccaaaccagtatgctccagtgtatggttgagctgcagcaaaggcagctggagcacagactgccactgcagcccctctgtaaccaaccgccctcctccccaagttccatagcctccacacccagacgcccaagaacgcagtgggggggcctccggccaaccagccattccaccacagaggattgcccaaaaaaaagaaggctgtcattcaataaattttaaagttgtaaacttttaaagtgctgtgcttaaagtgctgtgtggcattttccttccctcctccaccacccctcctgggctaccttggtagtcatccccctatttgtgtgatgaatgaataaagaatgcatgaatgtgaagcaacaatgactttattgcctctgcaagcggtgattgaagggaggaggggcgggtggttagcttacagggaagtagagtgaaccaaggggcgggggggtttcatcaaggagaaacaaacagaactttcacaccgtagcctggccagtcatgaaactggttttcaaagcttctctgatgtgtaccgtgccctcctgtgctcttctaaccgccctggtgtctggctgcgcgtaaccagcagccaggcgatttgcctgaacctcccaccccgccataaacgtctcccccttactctcacagatattgtggagcacacagcaagcagtaataacagtgggaatattggtttcgctgaggtctaagcgagtcagtaaactgcgccagcgcacctttaaacgtccaaatgtacattctaccaccattctgcacttgctcagcctgtagttgaacagctcctgactactgtccaggctgcctgtgtacggcttcatgaaccatggcattaaggggtaggctgggtccccaaggataactataggcatttcaacatccccaaaggttattttctggtctgggagtgaagtcccttcctgcagcttttgaaacagaccagagttcctgaagatgcgagcgtcatgcacctttcccggccatcccacattgatgttggtgaaacgtcccttgtgatccaccagagcttgcagcactatcgaaaagtaccccttgcggtttatgtactcggcggcttggtgctccggtgccaagatagggatatgggttccgtctatagccccaccacagttagggaatcccattgcagcaaagccatccactatgacctgcacatttcccagggtcactacccttgatatcagcagatctttgattgcgtgggctacttgcatcacagcagcccccacagtagatttgcccactccaaattgattcccaactgaccggtagctgtctggcgttgcaagcttccacagggctatcgccactcgcttctaaactgtgagggctgctctcatcttggtattcatgcgcctcagggcaggggaaaagcaagtcacaaagttccatgaaagtgcccttacgcatgcgaaagtttcgcagccactgggaatcgtcccagacctgcaacactatgcggtcccaccagtctgtgcttgtttcccgagcccagaatcagcgttccacagcatgaacctgccgcattagcaccatgatgcatgcattggcagggcccatgctttcagagaaatctgtgtccatgtcctgatcactcacgtaaccgtgctgacgtcgcctcctcgcccagtatcgctttgccaggttccggtgctgcatatactgctggataatgcgtgtggtgtttaatgtgctcctaattgccaaagtgagctgagcggcctccatgcttgccttggtatggcgtccgcacagaaaaaagacgcggaacgattgtctgccgttgctctgacggagggaggggcgactgacgacacggcttacagggttggcttcagggagctaaaatcaacaaagggggtgtctttacatcaaggagtatttcaggcaggacttcacggagggttccaataagaaatggtgcacctcagttatcgttcttattggaacaaggaggttagcctggcctctgattgatacatggctagatttacctcgctgcaccttctctgtgagtgactgcagtgtgacctagaggaatgagtcccctagacaggggaggaggcaaatgagtacaaaacaaatctggtctatttcttgttttgacccactccatctatcttttacatctttggctggcagcagacggtgcagaaggactgcatgccatccacatctcatggctgctcggcagaagatggtacagtacgactgctagccatcttcatctcttgcctgcctggcagaagatggtacagtacgactgctagcagtccgtatcgcctgcccgctcaccataagacggttcaataggactgactgcaggactaaaaagaatgacctggtcaagtcactccaaatttagtccctgcgcccatgtctgcccaggcgctcccagccgacgtggccaggagcacctcagacacgacgaggacgactaccagttgtattgcaccgtctgctgccagaaggcagtgggttgctgctactgtgtagcaaagccgtaccgcgtctgccagcacccaggagacatagggtgacggttacctgagcgggctccatgcttgccgtggtatggcgtctgcacaggtaactcaggaaaaaaggcgtgaaacgattgtctgcccttgctttcacggagggagggagggaacgggggcctgatgatatgtacccagaaccacccgcgacaatgttttagccccatcagagtgctccattatgactgctctggacagcactctcagatgcccgattgtttgccgttgctctgatgcagggaggggtgactgaggacacggcttacagggttggcttcagggagctaaaatcaacaaagggggtgtctttacatcaaggagtatttcaggcaggacttcacggagggttccaataggaaatggtgcacctaagttatcgttcttattggaacaggaaggttagcctggcctctgattgatacatggctagatttatctcgctgcaccttctctgtgagtgactgcagtgtgacctagaagaatgagtcccctagatgggggagggggggaagcaaatgaatacagaacaaatctggtctatttcttgttttgatccactccatctatcttttacatctttggctggcagcagacggtgcagaaggactgcatgccatccacatctcatggctgctcggcagaagatggtacagtacgactgctagccatcctcatctcttgcctgcctggcagaagatggtacaatacgactgctagcaatcctcatctcctgcctgcctggcagaagatggtacagtacgactgct
The nucleotide sequence above comes from Caretta caretta isolate rCarCar2 chromosome 1, rCarCar1.hap1, whole genome shotgun sequence. Encoded proteins:
- the LOC125639956 gene encoding uncharacterized protein LOC125639956; translation: MQSSSAQVTMMESQNRKRAPAWTEREVRDLIAVWGEESVLSELRSSFRNAKTFVKISQGMKDRGHNRDPKQCRVKLKELRQAYQKTREANSRSGSEPQTCRFYDELHAILGGSATTTPAVLFDSFNGDGGNTEAGFGDEEDDEEEEVVDSSQQASGETGFPDSQELFLTLDLEPVTPEPTQGCLLDPAGGEGTSAACVSMITGSSPSQRLVKLRKKKKRTRNEMFSKLMLSSHTDRAQTNAWRQIMSECRKAQNDREERWQAEDRAEAQMWRQRDERRQDSMLRLLQDQTSMLQCMVELQQRQLEHRLPLQPLCNQPPSSPSSIASTPRRPRTQWGGLRPTSHSTTEDCPKKRRLSFNKF